A region of the Candidatus Omnitrophota bacterium genome:
CTTGGGTCGGTCGAGCTTCTCGGCGCGATAAGGACTTTGCAGCAGGGCAAAGACATGAAGGGCAACGCGCTCAAAGGCTCCCCGAAATTTTGCGTTGGCGCTGTTGTCAATCCCGGAGCCGATCCTCTAGAGCCGGAGATCATAAAGATGGAGAAGAAAGTCGCCGCCGGCGCGGAATTTTTCCAGACGCAGGCGGTTTACGACATTGCGCTTTTTAAAAAATTTCTCGAAAGCGCGAAACATATCAAGGTGCCTATACTGGCCGGTATAGTGTTATTGAAATCGGCCGGCATGGCACGATATATGAACAAAAACGTTGCAGGCGTCTTTGTTCCGGATAGCCTGATCAAAGAGATGGAAGAGACAAAAGACAAAGCGGCCAAGTCGATAGAGATATCGGCGCGCCTTATAAAAGAATTGAAACCCCTGTGTCAGGGGATACATATTATGCCCATAGGTTGGGATAAAAAAGTCCCGCAAGTGTTGGATGCTGCAGGGTTATAAAGAGGGGGAAAGGATGTCAAAAGTGTCTACACAAATTACGATAAAGAAGGTTTGCGCCTTGATGGTCAACGG
Encoded here:
- a CDS encoding methylenetetrahydrofolate reductase, coding for MTFCEKIKQGKFVTTSEIGPPKGVDIKEMLEDADLIKGRVDAINVTDLQSSVMRLGSLAVCRLLKERGHEPILQVTCRDRNRLALQSDILSAYVLGIENVLALTGDYPSLGDHPEAKPVFDLGSVELLGAIRTLQQGKDMKGNALKGSPKFCVGAVVNPGADPLEPEIIKMEKKVAAGAEFFQTQAVYDIALFKKFLESAKHIKVPILAGIVLLKSAGMARYMNKNVAGVFVPDSLIKEMEETKDKAAKSIEISARLIKELKPLCQGIHIMPIGWDKKVPQVLDAAGL